One Echinicola strongylocentroti DNA window includes the following coding sequences:
- the hemB gene encoding porphobilinogen synthase, whose protein sequence is MYKRPRRNRKSAVIRGMVEETRLSPKDFIFPLFVIDGINQKEEVASMPGIYRHSTDLLLKEVEECMHLGIKAFDIFPAYPESKKDKMATESHNPDTFYLQAIHKVKTTFPEACIMTDVAMDPYSSDGHDGIVKDGKILNDETLEVLGKMAVAQAQAGADIIGPSDMMDGRVGYLREALDKAGHTEVSIMSYTAKYASAFYNPFRDALDSAPKAGDKKTYQMDPANLHEALIEAELDEAEGADFLMIKPALAYLDVIRLLKENSNLPIAAYNVSGEYSMIKAAHEKGWLDGERAMLESLLSIKRAGANIILSYFAKEYAKLYK, encoded by the coding sequence ATGTATAAAAGACCCCGCAGAAACCGAAAGTCGGCCGTCATTCGAGGCATGGTGGAAGAAACGCGGCTATCGCCAAAAGACTTTATCTTCCCGCTATTCGTCATTGATGGCATCAATCAAAAGGAAGAGGTCGCTTCCATGCCCGGTATATATCGCCACTCTACCGATCTTCTACTTAAGGAGGTAGAGGAGTGCATGCACCTCGGCATTAAGGCGTTCGATATATTCCCTGCCTATCCAGAGAGCAAAAAGGACAAAATGGCCACAGAAAGCCACAATCCCGACACATTTTACCTTCAGGCTATCCATAAAGTAAAGACTACTTTCCCAGAAGCCTGCATCATGACAGATGTAGCCATGGATCCTTACAGCTCGGACGGGCACGACGGAATCGTAAAAGACGGAAAGATCCTCAACGATGAAACACTGGAAGTACTGGGCAAAATGGCCGTAGCACAAGCACAGGCCGGAGCAGACATCATCGGTCCTTCTGACATGATGGACGGACGAGTAGGCTATCTCCGCGAAGCCCTGGACAAGGCCGGCCACACTGAAGTATCCATCATGTCCTACACCGCCAAGTACGCCAGCGCCTTCTACAACCCCTTCAGGGATGCTCTGGACTCCGCCCCAAAGGCAGGCGACAAAAAAACCTACCAAATGGACCCGGCCAATCTCCACGAAGCCCTGATAGAAGCCGAGCTGGACGAAGCAGAAGGTGCCGACTTCTTAATGATCAAACCAGCCTTGGCCTACCTTGACGTCATCAGGCTCTTGAAGGAAAACTCCAACCTGCCTATTGCCGCCTACAATGTCAGCGGTGAATACTCCATGATCAAGGCTGCACACGAAAAAGGCTGGCTTGACGGAGAAAGAGCCATGCTAGAATCCCTACTAAGCATCAAAAGAGCAGGAGCCAATATTATCCTTAGTTATTTTGCCAAAGAATACGCAAAGCTCTACAAATAA